One Candidatus Dadabacteria bacterium genomic window, ATTGATATGGGTGTTCCGAGGGTTTTCCCCTTGAAAACGCCGGAGAGGATTTCAACCTTGTCCGCCTCTTTGCGCTGGGTTGTAACTTTGCTTTGTCCGGGGCGGCGGCGGTTGAGTTCGGTTTGTATGTCCGCTTCGGAGATTTTAAGACCGGCGGGGCAGCCGTCCACCACCACGCCCACCGCCTCGCCGTGCGATTCGCCCCAAGTGGTGATTCTGAAAATTGTTCCGAAAGTGTTTCCGGGCATTTGTGTAATGATACCTTATCGGGGGAGGGTTGTCTGCGGAATGGCGGTTGACATACCTTGCATTTTTGGAGACACATTCCAAATTTGCAAGGTATAAGAGGAGGGCAATCTACAGAAGCCCCCGTGATTTGAGCCACACAACCGTCCGCGCGAGGCTGTCCTCAATGGAACTGCGCCGGTATCCCAGTTCGCGCTCCGCTTTTGAGCAGTCCGCGAGCCAGTTGTAGCGCGACAGTTTCACGGAATCAAGGTCCATCGTTGAGTAGTTCGGGAACGCAAAGCCCGGCAGCCGCTCGGCAAGAAACGCGGATATGTAAGCCGCCGCATAGGGGATTTTGACCTTCGGCGAGGGAATGCCCGTTACCTTCTCAAGCATGGCGAAGTATTCCGGCACTGTGAGGTTTGTGTTGCTGAGTATGTAACGCTCCCCCGTCCGCCCCTTTTCGGCGGCGAGAATGTGCCCCTCCGCAACATCCCCCGCATCGGTCAGGTTCAGAGTCCCGTCCATGTATCCCGGAAAACGCCTCTTGCAATACCACAGAACCGAGCCGACGCTTGAAAGATGAACATCCCCCTCTCCCACAACCACGGAGGGGTTTGTGATAACCACATTCAGCCCCTTGCCGCAGAAATCAAGAGCCGCCGCCTCGGCGGCGCGTTTGACTTTCATATACCCGATGTCCGCCCCGCTGAAAGAAGGGTCGGGCTCGGTCTCCTCGGTTATCAATTCCCCCTCCGCCGCGGGTCCCAGAGCCGCCACGCTGCTTGTGAAAACCACCTTGCCCACACCCGCCTCAAGGGCGGCGGAAAGCGCGTTTCTTGCGCCGTCCACATTTATCCCAACCATTTTCGGATAGTCCCTCTTTTTGAACGACACAAAACCCGCGCAGTGGTAAAGGGTGTCGCACCCGTCAAGGGCTTTCAAAACGGACTCGCGGTCTGTGATGTCGCCCCGGACGACCTCCGCGCCCATTGCGTCCAGTTGTTCCGTTTTGCTTGACGGACGCGCAAGAGCGCGGACGCGCTCGCCTTTCTCCTTTAGTTTTCGCGCCACATGAGAGCCGATGAACCCCGTTGCCCCGGTGATTAAAACCGCCATGATGAAAAATCCCCCCGAAGTTAGTTTTTGAGGCGCGGTTGTCAACGCCGCCGCCTTGCCATATATTGTGGAGCGCTCCTCCCGATGTCAAACCGGCACTCAATCATTATGGAAAATGTTTCAAAGTCCTACGCGGGGCGGCGCGTTCTGGACGGCGTTGACCTGAAGGTGGAAAAAGGGCAAACGGTTTTTCTTTTCGGCGACAACGGCAGCGGCAAAACATCCCTCCTCAAAATAGCGGCGGCGCTCACAAAGCCCACCGGGGGCAGGGCGGAAACCGCAGGGGCGGACACGGCAAGATCCGCCGGAGACGTGCGCCGGAAAACGGGCTTTGCCTCCCACGAAGACTGCCTTTACGAAGACCTGAGCGCGCGAGCCAACATAAGGTTTTTCTGCGCCCTTCAGAAAGTTGCAGACCCGGCGCGGCGTGCCGGGGAGTTGATTGATATGTTTGAGATTGCCCGCCCGGACGTTCCGTGCCGCGAGCTTTCCGCGGGGATGAAAAAGCGGGCTTCCATTGCCCGCGCGGTCGCCCACAGCCCTGAGGCGGTGCTGCTTGACGAGCCGTTTTCGGGGCTTGACCGCGCGGGCGGCGCTATTGTTTCCGGTTTGCTGCGCCGCCTGAACGCCGGGGGCGCGGCGGTTCTTCTGTCAACCCACCGCGCAGACCGCGCCCCCGGTCTCGCAGACGCCGCCGCTCTGCTTGAGGGCGGCGTGATAGCCCGCTACGGCGCGTTTTCCGAAGAGT contains:
- a CDS encoding SDR family oxidoreductase — its product is MAVLITGATGFIGSHVARKLKEKGERVRALARPSSKTEQLDAMGAEVVRGDITDRESVLKALDGCDTLYHCAGFVSFKKRDYPKMVGINVDGARNALSAALEAGVGKVVFTSSVAALGPAAEGELITEETEPDPSFSGADIGYMKVKRAAEAAALDFCGKGLNVVITNPSVVVGEGDVHLSSVGSVLWYCKRRFPGYMDGTLNLTDAGDVAEGHILAAEKGRTGERYILSNTNLTVPEYFAMLEKVTGIPSPKVKIPYAAAYISAFLAERLPGFAFPNYSTMDLDSVKLSRYNWLADCSKAERELGYRRSSIEDSLARTVVWLKSRGLL
- a CDS encoding ABC transporter ATP-binding protein: MSNRHSIIMENVSKSYAGRRVLDGVDLKVEKGQTVFLFGDNGSGKTSLLKIAAALTKPTGGRAETAGADTARSAGDVRRKTGFASHEDCLYEDLSARANIRFFCALQKVADPARRAGELIDMFEIARPDVPCRELSAGMKKRASIARAVAHSPEAVLLDEPFSGLDRAGGAIVSGLLRRLNAGGAAVLLSTHRADRAPGLADAAALLEGGVIARYGAFSEEFLP